The Sphingosinicellaceae bacterium genome includes the window CGGTTGCTGCTGATGCGGGGCGTGGACGAGCTGGACCGGTATCGGTGGCGGTGCCCAATCGGACAGGATCGGGATCAGACTGCCATCGCTCACGCTGTTCGCGGCCTGGTAGGACAGCACTCGGGCGATCCCGAGGCCTGCGCGAGCGCCGCCGGTGACCCCGTCAGCGGTGTTGACCGAAAATCGCGGGTTGATGGTCACCTGCTGCGCCTTGCCTCCCGCATCGACGAATGGCCATTCGCGGTAGCTCTGCAACCCCTCGAAGGCGATGCAGTCATGACCAGCGAGCTCGGCGGGTTTGCGGGGTTCGCCGCGGGTGCCGAGATAGTCCGGGCTCGCGCAGACCACCCAGCGGATCTCTCCCGCGCGCCGCGCGACCAGAGCGCTGTCGGGCAAACGCCCTATCCTTACGGCCACGTCGACACGGTCCTCGAGTAGGTCGACGACATTATCGGACAGCACCAGACGTACCGTCACCTCTGGATAGGCGTATAGGAAGTCATGGACGATAGGTGCCACGATTAGGTTGCGGAACAGGATCGGCGCGGTGACGAGCAATTCGCCGCGCGGCGCACGGTATTCGCCAGAGGCCGAGCGCTCGGCCTCCGCAAGCTCGTCGAGAACGCGCCGCGCCGAGGCGACATAGGCTGCACCCGATTCCGTGAGCAGCAGCTTGCGGCTGGTGCGGACCACGAGCTGTGACCCGAGCATCGCCTCGAGATCCGAAACGCGGCGACTGACGGTCGAGAGCGGGATATTCAGCGTGCGGGAGGCAGCGGACAGACTTCCTCCGTCGATCGCCGCAACCAGCGTACGCATTGCCTCGAAACGATCCATTGAGGCTCTCGGATAACGGAAGTGTAAGCATCAACGATACGGCCTGCCGAGGCTTTGTGGAAGGACGTATCATGGAATTGCGATGCGTCCGTCCGAGCGCGTCTGGCCTGTCCGCGATAGGCTAGTGTCAGGTGTAGAACTCGCTGGCGATCTTCCACCGGCCGCCGACCTTGAGCAGCTGGAGTATCCGTTGTGATCAAGCGGATTTCGGTGTCCAGTTTCTGCCTGTTTTGAGCAGCGAGTTTGCCAGGATGACGAGCTTACGCATGACCGCTGTGATGGCTACTTTCGGCGGTTTTCCGGCAGCAACGAGAGCCTTATATTTAGCCTTCATGTCGGCGTTGAACCGGGTGGCGACGAGCGCGGGCATGTAAAGCGCGTGTCGCAGCTGGGCTCGTCCGCCCCGGATATGACGCTTGCCGCGGTGCTGCCCGCTGTCGCGGGCGATTGGTGCGAGGCCGGCCAGCGACGCGACCTGCTTGCTGTCGAGCGTTCCGAGTTCGGGCATTTCGATGAGCATGGCGATCGCCGTAGTCTCGCCGATACCGGGAATGGAGACGAGAACCTCGAAGCGCGTTGCAAGGTCCGGCTCGCGGGACAGGCTGGCTTTCAGCTCGGCGTCGATCGCGGCGATCTGCCGGTCGATCTGGGCAAGCCGCTGCGCGGCGTGGCGTTTCAAAAGCCGCGAGCGACAAACATGCTCGCGGTTCTTTGCAGCGGTCCGGTCCTTGACCAGGCCGAGCCTGGCAA containing:
- a CDS encoding LysR family transcriptional regulator translates to MDRFEAMRTLVAAIDGGSLSAASRTLNIPLSTVSRRVSDLEAMLGSQLVVRTSRKLLLTESGAAYVASARRVLDELAEAERSASGEYRAPRGELLVTAPILFRNLIVAPIVHDFLYAYPEVTVRLVLSDNVVDLLEDRVDVAVRIGRLPDSALVARRAGEIRWVVCASPDYLGTRGEPRKPAELAGHDCIAFEGLQSYREWPFVDAGGKAQQVTINPRFSVNTADGVTGGARAGLGIARVLSYQAANSVSDGSLIPILSDWAPPPIPVQLVHAPHQQQPMKLRAFLDFVVPRLQLSLAAIERAFAG
- a CDS encoding transposase, whose amino-acid sequence is METSIAQNVGVDICKATLDVHLHPAGTARQFTNDAKGLKALLGWLADRRIARVVFEPTGRYHHNFERRLGSAGLPLAKVNPRQARRFAEAIGCNAKTDAVDAAMLARMGALLELPSRPIVSEILDDMKELQVARLGLVKDRTAAKNREHVCRSRLLKRHAAQRLAQIDRQIAAIDAELKASLSREPDLATRFEVLVSIPGIGETTAIAMLIEMPELGTLDSKQVASLAGLAPIARDSGQHRGKRHIRGGRAQLRHALYMPALVATRFNADMKAKYKALVAAGKPPKVAITAVMRKLVILANSLLKTGRNWTPKSA